The nucleotide sequence GTCTTCATCGGGGCCGCGGTGGCACTCTTCTGGATCCGCAGCAGCAACCCCTTCGTGAGCGTCGGGTTCACCGCAGTGGTGGTCCTCGGCTGGGGCCTGGTCTCGACCGGCCCGTGGATCGTCGCCGCGCTCGGCAGGCTGCTCGCCGGACGAGCCCGGGGGCCGGCGACCTTCCTTGCCGGACGGCGCCTCTCGGACAGCCCGCAGAGCGCATGGCGGACGGTCGCGGGTATGGCGTTGGCCTCCTTCGTGGCCGGCTTCGCCGCCGCCGGCCTCCCGGTCGGGCTCGGCAACGCCGGCCAGTACGCGGCCGGAAAGGACCGGCTCGAGATCGTCATACCTGCCGACTCCCTCGACGCCACCGTTCGGGGAGCCGAGGCGGTGCTGCGGACCGCGGCCGTCCGGGCGAAGGTCGAGGCGACCGCGCCACCATCCTGGCTCGACGACGGATGGGCCACACTCGCCCTCGTCGGGCCGCAGTCCACGGAGCGGGACCTGGCCCGCACCGCCATGATCGAGGCTGGCCTCTGGGGGCCGGAGATGAGGATGGCCGAGGACCTGCCGACCGTGTGGCTGGTACGGGACGGAACCGTGATCGGCCTCCTCGTACTGCTGATCGCCGCACTTGTCGCACTCACCTCCATGGTCGTCGGTGCGATCGCGCGGATCTTCGACCAACGGGAGACCCTGATCGCCCTCAACCTGGCCGGTACTCCCCAACCGGTCCTGCTCGCGGCGCAACGTCGCGAGGTGGTGCTGCCGACCGCAATGCTCGGCGGGACAGCCGCGGTCGCGGGACTCGCCAGCGGATCGTCCCTCGGAGCAGCCAGCCTGCTGAACCCCTACAGCCTCGGCATCTTCGCGGGCCTCCTGGGGGTCGGTGCGATGGCCCTGCTACTCGCCGACCGGACGACACGCCCGATCCTGCGACGAGTCTCCACCGATTTCTCCGAGCGGCCGTAGGTCACCGGGATACCGTCGCCGGCCACCGAAGGTTCGGGGCGGCCCGGGCGGCGGCGAGCGGCGGCGGCAGGATGGAGCCGTGGTGGATGCGGTGGTCTTCGACCTGGACGGCGTACTCGTGGATTCGGAACCGGTCTGGGAGCGGGTCCGGCGGCGCTACGTCGACGCCGTCGGCGGCCGGTGGCAGCCCGACACCCAGCGCCGGCTGATGGGGATGAACACCGCCGAGTGGAGCGGCTACCTCGGCGAACTCGGCGTACCCGGCGGCCCCGAGAAGATCGCCACCGACGTCGTCGACGCGATGGCAGCGGAATACCGCAACCACCTGCCGGTGATCGACGGTGCGCCGGACGTGGTCCGCCGGCTCGCCCAACGCTGGCCGCTCGGGCTGGCCAGCTCGTCCCCGCGCCGGCTGATCGACGTGGCGCTGGACGCGATGGGGCTCACCGACCAGTTCCGGGTGACCCTCTCCACCGAGGAGGTGCCCCGGGGCAAGCCGGCCCCGGACGCCTACCTGACCGTCGCGCGCCGTCTCGACGTGCCGCCGGGCCGCTGCGTCGCGGTCGAGGACTCCAGCAACGGGGTACGTTCGGCCGCCGCCGCCGGCATGCGGGTGGTGGCGGTCCCGCACGGGTCGTACCCGCTCGACCCGGACGCCGAGCAGCTCGCCACGGTGGTCCTGGCACACGTCACGGAACTCACCGAGGAGACGGTGCCGGCGGCCCGGTCGCCACGGATCCAGGAGATCTCCTGGGGCCGGATGACGGTCGACGGGCTCGGCGAGGGGAAGGACTTCAAGCTCTATCCCGGCGGCGGCCGGCCGTGGGACTGGACCGAGACCGGCACCCGGCACGAGCCCGGGATCCAGCCCGCCGACGTCGAGGAACTGCTCGACAACGGCGCCACCCTGGTGGTGCTCTCCGAGGGTTTCGACGGGCGGCTCAGGGTCGATCCGGCGACGCTGCGGTTCCTCCAGGACCGGGCGGTCGAGGTGCACGTGGCCCGGACCGAGGAGGCCGTCGAGCTGTACAACACGCTGGCCGCCAGGGAGCCGGTGGGCGGCCTCTTCCACTCCACCTGCTGAACGACCCGACGCCGGGCTTATCCTGCCCCGGCGGCACCCGAGCCGGCCCGGTCGTCGTGCCGGGCCCGGGCCCGGTCGATGGCGGGCTGGTTGGCCATCGCCCACTCGCCGAGCGCGACCACCAGCGGCAGCAGCGAGCGCCCCAACCCGGTGAGGGCGTACTCCACCCGGCCGGCGACCGCCACCGGCCCGGTACGGCTGACCAGCCCGTCCCGGACCAGCCGTCCGGTCCGCCTCGGTCACCGGCACCCGGATGCCGGCCGCCACCGCCACCGACCGCTCCTCAGGGAACATGGATGTGCCCTCTTTCCCGCCTTCGTCAGCCGACCGAGGATCAGCAGGCTGCTGACCGGCGGCGACCGGGTGGTGGTGGTCGGCAGCACCGCTGCCGGCGGTGCGGCACTGCGCGCCGAGGCGGTCCGGGCCGGCCACGCCGACCGGCTCGACTTCCACCGGACCGATCTCGCCTCGATGGCCGGCACGGCCGCGCTCGCCGAGCGACTGCGCGACCGGCACGAGGTGCTCGACGCCCTCGTCCTGGGCGCCGGGCGTTTCAACACCCGGCGCGTCGAGACCGCGGAGGGCTTCGAACGGACCTTCGCGCTCTACACCCTCAGCCGGTTCCTGCTGCCGGAACTGCTGCGCGAGTCGCTGGCCAGGGCGGTACGACCGGTGGTCCTGAACCTCTGCGGCACCGGCGGGATCCGGGCCGGCCGGATCCACTGGGACGACCCGCAGCTGCGGCGACGGTACAGCGGTTTGCGGGCCACCATGCAGGGCGCCCGCGTCAACGACCTGCTCGGGGTCTCCTTCGCGGCCCGGTACGGCGACAGCGGGATCCGGTACGTGCTCTACAACCCGCTCTTCGTCGACACCGGACTGGCCGACCCGTTCCCGCAGCCGGCCAGGTCGCTGGTCCGGCTGGCGGCCCGGCTCTTCGCCACCCGGGTGGAACAGATCACCCCCGGGCTGCTCGACCTGCTGACCGACCCACCGGCCCGGCCGCTCTCGGCCTTCCGCCGGAAGACGCCGGTCGACCTGGGCCGCCCCGAGTTCGATCAGGAGACCGCCCTACGGCTGCACCGCGTGCTCGCCGAGCTGACCGCTGACCGCTGATCGCTCACCGGCCCGGTGTCGGCACGAGTTCCCGCCAGCGGCAGCGCCGTCTCCCGGCGGCGGTATACCTGTTCGCGAGACTGTCGAGCTGCCCCGTTTGTGCACCCAACCCGGGTCGGCGCGACCGACCCCCTCCGGGGCAGCCGGAGGCGCAGCCGGACCGGTCCGCGCCACCGGCGAACCTCCGCACCCCGAACTCGGGCCGGACTGGTGTCCTATTCGTGCGCCCAGCTCTAAAGCTTCGTCGGTGGACTACCCCGGCCAGCTTCCCGAGCCGCTTCCGGTTCTCCCGCCGGAGCCGCGCCGGGGCCGCGCCCGAACCGTCTCGGAACCGCGCCAGCGCCGTGTCGGCTTTCCGACCCTTCGGAGGTGCGTGCGGCCAACCCCCGCCGTGCGCGCGGCCGGACGGGGCATGCCGGGACGGGTCACCGGGCCGGCGGAACGGTGCCGGACAACGGAGTTTGTGCCGGGGTACGCCCGGATGCGCCGGGACTGTCCGGCGCACCAGTCACCAGCAGGGATAACGCGAGAGGATTCCGCGTCTCACTTCACTGAGTATCTGCACTGTTGCTCTAGGTGATTGTCTGCTTAACATGCCCGGGGAACAGCCCCCGACCCGATCCGCGAGAACGGTCAAGGTATGTCATCTTTTCGATCGACACTGCGCCGTGCCTTCCACCAGTCCGGCGCCCAGCACGTGCGCCGGGCCGCACACCGGATCGCCCTGCGCACCCGGGCAGGGGCGTTCCGCAACGAGATCGGCGTGGTACTGCACGCCGACCACACCGACATCAGGGGCACCGAACTCGCCGTCTACAAGGGCAACCTCGACCGGAAGGCGGTGGCGGCCTGGCGGCGCCTGGTCGCCGAGGTCCGGCCCACGGTGGCGGTCGACGTCGGCGCCAACTACGGCGAGGTGGCGTTCTCGACCTGCTACTACGGGCTGCGCGAGCTGCACCTCGTCGAGCCGAACCCGGCCGTACTGCCCTGGCTGCGCAAGACCGTCGCGGCGGCCACCGGCGACTACCCGGGTACGGTGCTGCACGCCGGCGCCGCCAGCGACCGGGCCGGCACCGCAAGGCTCTACCTGCACGAGCACACCGGCGTCGCCTCGCTGCGGGTGCCCAACGACCGGGGCGTCGAGGTGGAGTGCTTCCGGTTGGACGAGCGGATCCGGCTCGGCGCCGACGACGCGCTGCTGTTCAAGATCGACGTCGAGGGGCACGAGCAGGCCGCGCTGGAGGGGATGGCCGGGCTCTTCCACCGGCGCCGGGTCGCCGGCATCTGCGAGGTGCTGCACGCCGACGACGACCTGCTGAAATATCTCTGTGCCACCTTCGCGGTCGCCCTGCAACAGGCCGGCCGCGAGCAGCCGGTGGACGAGTCGCAGTTGCGCGACACCGTCGCCCGGGCCAGGGAGACCGGCTGGGGCGACCTCAGCAAGGACGTCGTACTCCGCTCCCGCTGACCGCCGATCCGCTCCCCGGGCCAGC is from Micromonospora sp. WMMD1102 and encodes:
- a CDS encoding Mth938-like domain-containing protein; the protein is MPAARSPRIQEISWGRMTVDGLGEGKDFKLYPGGGRPWDWTETGTRHEPGIQPADVEELLDNGATLVVLSEGFDGRLRVDPATLRFLQDRAVEVHVARTEEAVELYNTLAAREPVGGLFHSTC
- a CDS encoding winged helix-turn-helix transcriptional regulator; this translates as MVRDGLVSRTGPVAVAGRVEYALTGLGRSLLPLVVALGEWAMANQPAIDRARARHDDRAGSGAAGAG
- a CDS encoding SDR family NAD(P)-dependent oxidoreductase, which encodes MRAYSTRPATATGPVRLTSPSRTSRPVRLGHRHPDAGRHRHRPLLREHGCALFPAFVSRPRISRLLTGGDRVVVVGSTAAGGAALRAEAVRAGHADRLDFHRTDLASMAGTAALAERLRDRHEVLDALVLGAGRFNTRRVETAEGFERTFALYTLSRFLLPELLRESLARAVRPVVLNLCGTGGIRAGRIHWDDPQLRRRYSGLRATMQGARVNDLLGVSFAARYGDSGIRYVLYNPLFVDTGLADPFPQPARSLVRLAARLFATRVEQITPGLLDLLTDPPARPLSAFRRKTPVDLGRPEFDQETALRLHRVLAELTADR
- a CDS encoding FkbM family methyltransferase translates to MSSFRSTLRRAFHQSGAQHVRRAAHRIALRTRAGAFRNEIGVVLHADHTDIRGTELAVYKGNLDRKAVAAWRRLVAEVRPTVAVDVGANYGEVAFSTCYYGLRELHLVEPNPAVLPWLRKTVAAATGDYPGTVLHAGAASDRAGTARLYLHEHTGVASLRVPNDRGVEVECFRLDERIRLGADDALLFKIDVEGHEQAALEGMAGLFHRRRVAGICEVLHADDDLLKYLCATFAVALQQAGREQPVDESQLRDTVARARETGWGDLSKDVVLRSR